GGTCCTCGTCCGTGAGGACGTCGGCGAGCCGGTCGTGCAGGCGGCTGAGCTGGGTGTGCAGGTACGCGCGGGTGGGGCGGTCGAGCGGGGCGGGGTGGTCGACCAGGAAGGTGCGGGTGCCGCTCGGGACCAGTCCGGCCCGGGTCAGCATGGCCGGCCAGTCCTCGATCTCGTCGACGCTGCCGGGCAGGTCGGCCCGCATGGTGCTGAAGCCGTCCTCGTGGGCCGCGTCCAGCCGGGCCTGGAAGCCGGGACGGCCGAGGCCGAAGTCGCGGGGGAGGTAGCGCGGTGGCAGGCCGCGCTCGGCGACGGCGAGCAGCCCGCCGGGGCGCAGCAGCCCGGCGAGGGAGGTGAGCGCGGCCTGCTGGTCGCCCAGGTGGTGGATCGCGTTGCCGGACCAGATCAGGTCGGCCTCGCCGAGCTTGTCGAACTCGGCTGGCAGGTCGGCCTGTTGGGTGCCGAGGCGGCCGTTCGAGCGGGTCCTGGCGCGCTCCAGCAGGGCCGCCGACTGGTCGACGGCCACCACCTCGGCCGTCGGGAAGGCGTCCGCCAGCAGTCCGGCGATCACCCCCGGCCCGCTGCCGACGTCGAGGACCCGGCGGACCGTGCTGTACCCGCGTCCGTCCCCGGCCCAGGCCCCGGCCCCGTACAGGCCGGTCAGCCACTGCGCGGCCTCGGCGACGACGTCGGACCTCAGGTCGGCCTCGTGCTCCAGGTGCGCGGCGAGCGCGTCCCAGTCGAAGTCGGCGGAGGGGGCGTGGCCGTGACCGTGGTGGTGGCCGTTCTGGTGCCGGCTCTCGTGCTGATCTGCCGTCATGTCTCTGCACTCCGTTCGCGTTTGACGAAAAGCTTCCCGGCTCAGGCGGGCACGGCGGCGCCGGACGCGCGGTACCGGGCCACCGCCCGCCCGACCTCCTCCTCCGTGAGGTCGCGGTCGAGCGCGAAGGCGGCAGCCGTCGTCCTCGTCCCGCTCATCGCGCTCACCTCCACGGCCAGGCTGCGACCGGCCACCCACCCCCGGCAAGCTTTGTTGCCGCCTCAGCAAACCGCGCCGGTCACACCGCCGTCCGCCGCCAGTACGAGCGATGTCGAAGCCGGCGAGATCTACCACATCCCGCGTAACGGCGCCGAGATCGCCGAGGTTCGGCCGATCAGCAACCGCCGACGATGCGTCCCCGTGGACGAACTGCAGCCCAAGTGGCAGAGCGCTCCCGCAGTCGACGCGGCGCAGATGCGGGCCGAGGCCGACGCGTTCTACGGCGACGAGGACCGAGTAGGCGGCGACGACCCGTGGCCGCCCTCCCGTTCGACCGTGAGGCCGCCCGGCGGTTCGGAACACTCGTCGCACTCACCATTCAAGCCAAGCGCGACCCTCGACCTCGACGCATGGACTTGATGATCGCTGCCACGCCGCCGCCCACGGCCTGCCGCTCTACACCCGGAACGCGGCCGACTTCACCGGCCTGGAGCGCGGGATCGAGGTCATCCCGGTGTAACGCGCCCGCCCGCCCGCGGTGGTCGGGCGGGCGGGCGAGCTGGGGGCGGACCGGGGCCAGGGGCGGGGCTATCCCCTCGGGGCGGCGAAGCAGTGCACGGTGACGGTGCGGCCCGAGGCCCACTGCTGGTCGCCGCTGCCGAGGTGGGTCCAGCCGAGGTGGCGGTAGAGGGCGACGGCCGCGGTGTCGGTGGCGAGGACGTCCAGGACGGGGTGCAGGCCGAGCGCCCGCGCGTGGAGGACGGCGCGGGCGAGCAGCCGGGCGCCGATGTGTTGGCCGCGCGCCCCGGGGGCGACGTAGAGGCGGCCGATCACGGCGGAGAGCGCCGGCGGGCCTCCGGTGCGGTGGCTCCACAGGGCGGGGGCGAGGTCGCCCGGGGCGCTGCGGGCGAGGCCGACGTGGCCGGCGAGCCGGCCCTGCGATTCGGCGATCCAGGCGGCGAGCAGGCCGTCCGGGGTGAGCCAGGCGGCGGGGCGGTCGGGCCAGTCGGCGGGGTAGCCGTCGGCGGTGTGGACGTCGCCCAGCACCCGGACGCAGTCGGCGAGGTCGTCGCCGCGGCGAGGTCGGACCACCACCCCTGCCCCGGTCTGCCGTGAGCCGGACGCGACGTCATCGGCGCGTTCTTCAAGGTCTGCCATGCCGGTACGTTACCGGCCGGCCCTCACCGTCGCAGCAGGTCGACGACCCCGGCCAGGTCCTCCTCGCCGCTGCCGACCTCCAGCCTGCGCTCCATCAGCCGGAAGTACGGCTCCAGCAGTTCGGCGCTCACCCCCTGCTCCTCGGCGGTGCCCAGCAGGGTGCGCTTGCCGGCCACCTGCATCGCCAGGTTGGACACCACGCCCTTGGTGTAGTCGCCGCTCTCCAACTGCTCCGCGGTGACGGGGATGGTCTGACTCATCGCGGTGACGTAGTCGCTGAGCATCGGCGCGAGGTCGCCCGGGGCGACGGCCTCCCCGCGGA
The genomic region above belongs to Streptomyces sp. 1331.2 and contains:
- a CDS encoding GNAT family N-acetyltransferase, translating into MADLEERADDVASGSRQTGAGVVVRPRRGDDLADCVRVLGDVHTADGYPADWPDRPAAWLTPDGLLAAWIAESQGRLAGHVGLARSAPGDLAPALWSHRTGGPPALSAVIGRLYVAPGARGQHIGARLLARAVLHARALGLHPVLDVLATDTAAVALYRHLGWTHLGSGDQQWASGRTVTVHCFAAPRG
- a CDS encoding class I SAM-dependent methyltransferase — encoded protein: MTADQHESRHQNGHHHGHGHAPSADFDWDALAAHLEHEADLRSDVVAEAAQWLTGLYGAGAWAGDGRGYSTVRRVLDVGSGPGVIAGLLADAFPTAEVVAVDQSAALLERARTRSNGRLGTQQADLPAEFDKLGEADLIWSGNAIHHLGDQQAALTSLAGLLRPGGLLAVAERGLPPRYLPRDFGLGRPGFQARLDAAHEDGFSTMRADLPGSVDEIEDWPAMLTRAGLVPSGTRTFLVDHPAPLDRPTRAYLHTQLSRLHDRLADVLTDEDRVTLEALLAEDAPTGILHRPDAFYLSAMTVHTARKP